The genomic segment AGGTAAAAGTACAAGAAGACCTCTAGATGTCTTTTCTTTCTATGAAAGGAGCTGCTAtgtacacatgtgcacacacaaaaaaactggGAATCAACAATGAGTTTATCATTCATGGTAGATAAAAATGATTAAGCTTGCATAAAAGTTGGGCTAAGTGGTCACAGACTGACTACAGACTCTGTTGCCTTGAATATAACAGTACAATTTGTCATTTACTCTGCACCAGACTGAAATGAGTAAAATCTATTTGAAGGTATCTTGTTTGTAAACATTTGTCAgattctaatttttttctttttgtattaaaattcaaaacatggatgtataatgaaacaaaataaatggagATAATTTTTCTCCCCACAGATGTAGGTGTCTTTGAATATGCGCTAATATGTTtgtaaagttttgttttgttttttggtgggtgggggggtctgtTCGGAATTGGAAGTATCCCAAGTAGTAGGGGAGGAAAAGGGtaagaaaaggagaaagggaaagcgtttttctttttcattaaggaactactgtccctttaaaaaacagTTCTACTGTGGTGCCATAATTGCTGCATCAGATAATAAAGGCAGTATTGAGAAATTTCATTGCCCGCTTCTGAATTAGAAAGTGGAAGGCAAAATATCATCCAGGAATTATGTACCACGTGTTTGTAATTATATCTTGGAAGGGCACTCAGTGGTTTTGTCTCTTCCTGTACAAGGAAAGGTAGCATGAGGGATAAATGGAAGCCAACAGAGGAAGATGTGACTTGCAGactttttctccttctcctctctctgagcTATCACTTGCACATTGCTTATGTAAGTGACTTTGTCACGTTAACTGCCTCCAGTAAATCAGCCAAGGCTGGTTTATGCAGCTCTACAACCATTTTGCACTATTTCACAATTAGCTTTGTCCTACAGTGATCTGGGATTTACCTGGTTTATGGATAAGCTTCCCTTGGGTTTAACCTCACCCTGCTATGCAAGAACCTTTCCTGTTAATTTCTTAGAAGTAAGACATTGCTACTGACCACAGTTTTCTTACAATTACATGCTCAGGTGTACAGGTTCTTCTGGGTTAATTTTATCTAATAAAACCCATACATTTTTGTACAGGTATTGTCATTTAACCTAGATGTGAAAACTAAAAATGAATTGTTCAGTGTGAAAACAAAATCAGTTTATGCTTCTTAAAATATTATGAGAAGAGTAGTTGCATTTAGGTTATGTTGTCCTTTGACTTCTTAAAAGAAATGCTACATATTGTATGCATTGTGTTCGATGCCAGAAGGAAAATTCTCAATTTAATGAGTTCTGAAAATATTCTGCATCTCTTCACAACTTCATAGTATTTCTGTACTATTTattcatatataaatatatatgatgTCATTTGAAACTTAATGCGAAAAGAACTTTCCTACCTGTAGCCAATAGATTGCTATGTTTTTAACAGTTGTGGCAAACTGAAGAGTACTTTTTTTGTACGTAATAGGACATTTCATCCTAGACAAATAAAGTCATGTGTTTGACATCCAATTTGGTGGCGTTTCTAATGAAACATTGGTTGATTATGTAGCTCTTGGCATTTCCAAATTTTATATAACTTCTTAgaaatttttaatacaaattattCTCTTGCTAGGGAAATGTTAATCTCACATAGACATTTTCACTTTCTTGACATCTTTTCAGTTTTTCTATTGCCAGCTAACATGTCGAGACGTTTTCTAGCTCTATCAGCTATCAAGTTTtgtggttttgtctttttttaaaagtgatatatttaaaaaattaccatATCTGCAATACCAGTATCATTCCTGAATATGTATTTCAAAAATCATACTTAAAACTGGTTCTTAAAAGCATGAGAATTCATAATACTTGAGATCTGCTATGTTGCTCCAGTGTCCTGTTTCTGTATATTACCATGTAAATTCCAAAGTTATTGAATTATGTTTTAACTTGAGTTTTTGGTGACACACACTAAACCAAGTTGGGGTTTGTCTTTCTTTATGCTGTGTCATCAGAGGTCCTCAGATAAACCTGAGTGAATGTAATTAGTCCTTATGCAGAATTTAGTTCAAAAGCTTTTAAATCCTCATAAAATGTTGTAGAAAGATGTGTTCATAATAGAACTGGGTAAATCACTGGAGAGACTGCAGTGTCTTATGTGCTCAGTGTGTCAGTTGATTGGCTGCAAAATATTCATGTTTGTCCTGCTGAAAAAAACACCAGGAGTTAACTTTGTTCTAAAGTAAGAGACCCTGTAAAATTTGTTAGAAATGTTGAGGGACAAATACACTCTAAAGGGACACTGTCAtctaattacttttaaaatctttttgcttttcattgtttgtaataaaacatactaaaagttttgaaaataaaaatccctgCCAGATTTGTCCTTTTTGTTGTCTAAACTTTTATCTGTTTAGCAATTCATGTGGTTATATTTGCTTGTTTCTGTCTCTGCATTAGCATTGTTGCTGATGTCCTATTAAGGCCTGCTTCACTTGTAGCATTGGCCATTTCACTGGTGCTCGTTGGAATATGGGTTTTTAGGGACTCTTAGAATTGGGGGGACATTTCCTGAGTTAACAACTTACTACCTAagtttgacagtgtccctttaatgaaGATAGATGTGTAGCCTGATATGTGCACCTCATTTGCTATCCCAACACCACACAAAATAACCTGAAAGTGAAATGTAAACTGTCTTTTAATGATGAAATCATTAAAATCTGTGTAAAGCAAAATTGACTCAGTATGAAAAGCTAGCTGTACTATAGACTAGTTTTCTATTGCACATGTACTTTCCTgtacatttaatacatttttgatATGCTTAATAATCTGCCCCATACTGGTTAATTATTGGAAGACTGCTAATGTAATTGAGtatgaaatgttttgatctttAAAGAAATTCTCACTTTTTTCTTTCCACTCCTTTGCTTCATTAGTAATCTATTGCAATTCAGAAGTTACTTTGCCACCTCCCCACTTGAGCTTGTAAAGCAAGTATTATAAATAATggcctctttttttctttttctttttaaatcaggtACAGCTTTTAAAATAGTGTGATCTTGTTCAGTAAGAGAGTCTGGAAGAGCAATCCAAATGATTTATAAACATCTGTCTGCGGTATGGGACatctacatatatttttaaacaccCCCAGTTAAAACATACACACTGGGTTTaccaaaaagtaaaaacaatgaaTAGTTAAATGTTTAAGTAATAGACACTGAAACATATTGGACTGTTACCTCTTAACTTATTATATGATACAATAAATACCTTCCTTCTGGAAGAGGTGAAGTGGTTAAAATTTTGTGATGcgaaaggaaaaataaagcatcttgctgcttttccctcttTCAGTAACGTCGTGATGTCCTAGTCTCTGTGTAGCCAAATGAAAAAATAGATACACACCAAATAAGGGGTTGGGCACAAATAAAATGCCATTGTTGTGTAATTCAACTTTTCCTAATAAAGGGTTTATCTATTTCCTTAGTGGCTTAATTCTCCAGGTGCAATATTATTCTAGAGTAGTGGTTTAAATCTAGGGGTGGTCAAATGTTGTTGGTTTGTCCTAAGCTAGTGGTCTTGCTCCAGCTACTGTCCATTACCACCATTGATATCCTATTTGTCTCAGGTGGGGAGATCAAGTATTAAGTGAGCCAGGGCAATGGAGCTACCCTTCACCCTCCGCTCCAGGTGTCTGCTTCAGATCATTGTCACGGATGAAGGTAGTGGGGGAAGTGTGCATTGCTGAATCTGGATAAATGGAAAACTGGGCATCATTGATCAACGCTCAAATATCAGTTGAAAATAGAGAACCCAAACTTGAGACATTCATGTAGCCCTTCCTCCAGTAAATTGAGTTGCTGCCAGGATGGAACAGTCTTATTCTGCCAAAGTAAAAGCCCCTCAGAGTTTTCTTGGGAAAATTTCAACTGACATCTCTAATGTAAATGTGCCATTCTCCATGCTCAACTCTGTTCTCACTGAAATGTACCATAATAAAAGCAGTAAGGAGGCACTGTGACCTTTTTAGATAGATGCAAGCTACTGGTTGTCAGGTAGCAAGCATCTCTGCGGGTACTTCAATCATATGATAAAACTCTTCTGATTCTAAAAGCTAGCTAGTGTGTACCGCCCAGTAAACCAACCTTTCACTTCTCTCCCAGTTGACAATGCAAACAAATGCTGACTTACAGCAAGAATATTTAGTGTTTTAGAAGCAACAGCAGTGTTTGCAGTCAGTGCTCTAAGTCTATTGCATGTCAAGAAATAAATCACGAGAACAATTCTGGGAAGGTACTTTCGCTGCTCTATCAATGTCACCTTGCTTGCCTGCCCCTATCATTTTCGTTTCTGAATAGTCTCCtggtaaaagtaaaaaaaatcgaTCTCCAATGCTTTTTCCTCTTTAGCTAAATCCTTTGGTGTACTCTGCCATAATGCATAGTGACCTAGGTGTACCATTTTGCTGAGAGTCCTTTGCTTcagcagcctttaaaaaaaaaaaaaaaagtacctcaTTATtatggtgtaaatctacagcagaGTCAAAAGTCAATGGTTCCAGACATGAATTCTACAGAGCTCTACAAAATGAATGTattctggctggctggctggccagaTTCATACAGAAATCAAGATTGATATTTGCCTCTGTGActttcttcccccacttcccaccatGGCTATGCAATCTCTCACTGAAGCGAACACAAGTTTGGCTGCCTATATCTGAGAGGCAAATTTAGTTCATCTTTGTCTaatggcatgtctacacttactggggatcgatgcagcaggggtcaatttagcgggtctagtgaagacccgctaaatcgacggcagattgctctcccatcaactccggcATGCCACTggaacgagaagagtaaggtaagttgatgaGAGAGCGTCCCCCCTCGACACAGCACAGTGAAAAcaccggggtaagtcaacctGGGGTaagtcaactccagctacattattcacgtagagtagcgtaacttaggttaaCTTACCCCTAACTTTGCCTAAGGAATAAAAGATGCTTGCTGGGGCCTCCATCTCCTTCCATCTGGATTTCaaggtttggctttttttttaaataaaaaatattagaattaaTTTTAACTTCTACAGCACTCTCTGAAAAGCCAAATTACCAGCTGCTTCTATTGGATTTGTCTGTGCTCATGGTCCCAGGCCACTATCTGTGCTAGTGTTAGTCTCTGCTTGGTTTCTTCTTATGCTGACCAAAGCCCcttctctgaaatgtttttaaGCAGGCTCCAGTCTTTTCATATGTTGTAATGATGATACATATCACAGGTGTGAGGTAGGTTAGCCAGGTCCCCATTGTAAATGAAATTTCACTGGCTTAATATAAACTTTGGACTGATAAATCAGTGTTGAGAAGCTTTCATAGCCCACCTGCAAGATACTACTTTTATAACAGTTTGATGACAAGAAGAAGAGATTTTACTGCTATTCTAAAAGGCAGCTATTTTTCCCCACTGTTAGGGGAACTAGGCCCCCACAAGCtgtttcaaaataactttttcatGACTAGCTAAGCAAGTTGATGCCTTTTTTTGAAAAGGCGTTGAATCTTTTTACTGGGTCTCttcctgaactttttttttttctttaaagtttctGCCCAAAGAGTAGCGCTGATTAAAACAAACTGAGAAAAAAGCTAGAAAGCTGGATTTGAGATAATTGGGGGGAGCTATTTAAGAATATTTAATACCAGCATTTCCTACAAAGGGTTAGACAAATATCTTTTTGACATTTAAGTCTCACTAGGGCTCTAAAAGTAAAAGATCAGGTCCAACATAGAACTGATTCCAAAGGTAACTTTACTGTTTTGCAGATCTAAACCTCATACCAGTGTCTTCGTAGAAAAATTATACCAAATACACTCAATAGTTTCAGGGTTGAACATCCACTTTAGAAGAGTAATTAGGCATGCAAAATGTGTATGCAATTGCATGACTGATTTGCATGCCTCGGTACCATAATTTGTACATGCAAATAGGTAACTGTACACATACTAATTGGTTATTTGTACATGATTTGTATTCAATTAatgaaataaggcatacatttttaacagcgtaattaaacattggaacaattatcaagggtcatggtggattctccatcactgacaagtttaaaatcaagattggatgttttagAAAAAGCtttaggaattattctggggactTTGCATggcctgttatgcaggaggtcaaattaAATTATCACAATTGTGCtgtctagccttggaatctataaatggAGCAATCTACGAACGCACATGTAAGCTCTAATAAGGCATGCTGTGGCATATGTATTTtgaacatgtttttaaatgacaagaaaaatctggccccttataTTTGAGGAAAAAATGGTATAATTATACATTGTTTTcatagttgttttaaaaaacagtattcTGTACTTTGAGGAAACCAAAGCGCTgcaaaaattttatttattttgtcagaATTCTTCATCTGATAAATCCTTTGATAGTGTTTCAAAACAAATGTCTACATATGTATGCTGTGCAGCCTTTGAGCTACAAATGATCATGCAACCCATTACAGATTAAGGATTTgagtgctctttttaaaaatctcattgcaCTGAGAAGTTTAATACTATTAAATATACAGGTTTGAATATTAATCTAAGCAATAAGTGACCGCTGTTctcagttaaactggtgtaaagcTAGAGTGACTCCAGTTACTCCTGATGTACATAAGAGGTGCTGACAAAAGAATTTAGCTCTAAAAATAATCATAGTGGGTTATTTTCTAAACATTAAGATTTAAATTGCGTATTACAAAAACAATAACCTACTATTTTGGAATCATATTTAAAGGGAAATTCACTAACCAGTTAATGTTCTCTACAGTGAGTGAATAGGTTTGATTTCTCGGCGGtgggttttttctctttttttgcgCACTACAGTGGTATCTACCTATATAATCAGAACCTTTGAAAGAAACATTGTTTTGTAAACCCCATAAGACACCAGATGCTCATCAGTATTGGAGACCGAATTAAGCAAGAGCTGAGCTGCAGTCACTCTAAAAGGATCCTTACTCTGGAAGGAAGGTCAGACTCGATTAAAGTAGAGACCAGTTTTTTTCTACTAGCTGAAGGCCAGTGCTGCTTAAGCCCTAGTAAAGCAGTTAGGACTGTAGCCTCATCTACACTTGGTGTGAGCTGCCCCTTGGACTTTACGATCCCTCTTCCTGTTGAATCTTTTTACATAGTTGCTGCTGCTCCTTAGCAGCCCATCTCCTGGCCGCAGACGCCCTCTCAGGAACTGCAGCAGAGGTGTAGGTAGCTGCCGTCTCTTGTGGTATATCTGACCCATCACAATATATCGACTTCCTGCAAAACAACAAGTAACTTACTCTAGGTTGGTTTATTGTTGGTTCGGTTTCATTTCCttgtttcattttagaaaaacacctgctCCACTGTGGATGATTGTAGCTTAGCcacattttcttttaacataaatTAAGCTAAAACCAACTGTGTTAAAGTAGCAAAATTCAAATTACTAATAAAGCAAGAGATGGGCGAAAACTGGAACTGGTTATGCcagctctcttctctctcctcccccccccccccaccaccttgaCTTTTGGGGGTTGGATAAAAGAAGACAGGTCTGCTTGCTGGTGAAGGCTTCAGCAGGGCAAATATTCtatagaatgacaggtttcagagtagcagccatgttagtctgtattcacaaaaagaaaaggagtactcgtggcaccttagagactaaccaatttatttgagtataagcttttgtgagctacagcatcgaatgcatccgatgaagtgagctgtagctcacgaaagcttatgctcaaataaattggttagtctctgaggtgccacgagtactccttttcattctaCAGACTGTATTTTTTAGGGGATTGAATGGCTTTCACCATTCTGCCTTTCAGACCGTTGGGCTTGTTTTGCAGATACGGGGAAACCAGAAAGAAAACTGTATGTGTGCCCCCTGTTCCTAAATGAATCAGTTCCTTCTGCCCAAAATGTCCCATGAACTCCCATTAAATCTGGGTTAACTGaaatcccacaacagccaaaggaGAAACCGACCGGATTTAGCTGGGATTCATTACCAAGTTTAAAATCTGGACATGGTTTATTGCAGTTCAAAGCATCCACAATGAGAATGTGAACTCGGAAGAAGAAGCCATCGGGCGTGATATACAGGCGACTCATCTTGTATAATCCGTCACTATTTACCAAGAGTGTAACCAGGCGGACTCCTTTCCCCAGTGTTTCCACATCATGAACAATCCCATTCACTGCTAGTTTaagaagggagagagggaaaacaATCACTCGATATACTTGCTAGTGGAACATTGATACTCAGCTCATGATACGTGTGGAGGCGCTAAACGAATCACAATGCTGCAGTGAACAAAAGTCTTAATTAAAGTTTATAAAGTACTTCAAAGTTGAGTCCTATGTATTGTTGGATAACAGTGCAGGTTGGGAATAGTGGGGGTAAAGGTGGGGTTGAGTATTCActtgaaaaggagaagaaaaagaaacattcatTGGAGTATTATGCTGTATTTCTATTACACTGGAGTATTATTTAATTTGAAGGGATAGTCCCCTTGCTCAGTGTCCTTGCAATGCAGCCTGATAAGGTACCATGAGTCTTAATCTTAGCAAACCACATGGAGCTGCGCTACACCATTTCTGCCTCAGAAAGACCCAGGACTGGGCTGAGTTAACTGAGGGACTGGAAAATCCCCCACATGTATTCTAGACAGACAGTGATAAAGTTACTGGAGAGGTAAGGCTAGAAAACTTCCTTGACAAAGGTCAAGGCCATACCTGCCTCATGGAGTGAAAACTTCTCTTTGATACAGCCACTCGACCTTTAATCTCTAGATGTAAATTCATGAGGAGTAAAGCCCCTTCTGTGATCACTCTAGGGGAACCGTGGCTGTGCAGATTAATGTTCATTCAGGCCGGGTTAAGAggcatgcatttttttaaatttaagaaataAATGAAATTGTTAACCGTTAAAGAATGAAATATGCAGAAGGCCAGTACAAGGCCTCAATCAGAGACCTATGCCCTGGGCATAATTCTAAAATTTTGACTAGAAGAAACTTAAGGAATGTTCACATTTGTAGAAAACTGCCTAATTTCTAGTCAGGCAAAACAGATGACTCATAATATGCTTATTTTCTGGAAATAGAAACACCTGTTAACTGGTACCAGGCATGTATTTTACTTATCTGCTTTTAAATATTGAGAAAGACACCATCTAATCCTCTGCTTCTTTGATAATGAGAGACAGCTCCATTCAGAAAACTTGTGCTCCAATTTCCAGTGCAATTAACCCAGACCTACACTATCTTTTTCTACCATCTGTGTGTGTGACATAATGGCCATTAAAACCTAATGCAGCATGACCGCTGCAGGCAGGAGTCCTAAGAAGCTAACGCAAAGTCCTGAATGCCGAGAGCATGCTATTCAGGCCATCATCTGGCACAGTCTTCCATCCAAATTATATCCTAAAACTCATTAGGTAAATAATGCAATGCCAGCTAAACAATACAGCTACaaaggcagagggagagagatgtttCCAGCTGTGGGTTAATAAGAAATGGCTCGTGAAATGGCTTTAGCACTGACAGTGATGTGTGGATGGAGTAGGGGCACAAAGAAGGCCAGTGCCAGACAAACAGAAAGGGGATGAGACAGTGAAACACGATTGATGCTATTTGTTGTGTATGTATAGGAATATCTGTGATGGGTACCTTAAAAATAGTTATTAGAATAGGCTGGAGCAAGCCCAGGAAGGCTTTTAAAAACCAGAAAGGAAATGTATGTGCTCGTAGCATGGCCCAACGAGTGTCTCTGCCATGCCTCCTGTAAGTAAGAATACATGCAATGGGAACAAAACGGTCTTACCAAATTCACTCACACAGAAAGCCTCTGcttcatctctctccctcctgcactctgtcAGGCACACCTTCTCCTTGTTGTCAGCATCTAGAACTGCAACATGCACATGTGTTGTGGACGTGCAGCATTAACACAACATGGCCCCTGGAGTTCAGGAGTGAAAGTAAGTAACCCTGTTCTCCTGAGAGGTCACAAAGTCCCTTCCCATAGAGGTGCCCCCTTACCTTTCTTTAGCACGTTGAAGTGATACAGCAGGCTAGATGACTGGCGGTTGGTGACCCAGGAGGGCTTGCTGATGTTTCTTAGAGGGTTATGCTGTTTGTAGGGATTCATCTTGCCAGGTCGGTTGAGGTGATCCACCATATTGGGATCTTCTGTCTCAGCTGCCCCTGTGTCTTGGAAAGGATGCGTCTCAGCTAAAGTCAAGGATCTGCCTTTATAATGGGAAAATGCTCTATGGTGGAAGTGTGCTGAGATGCTGTTCGCTGCCTCGGACTGAAGCCTATCTGTATGCATTCTGTTTGcgtaactgaagtcaaaggaaacagGAGGAGGCCCCTCCATGTGGCTCTCAGAAGCCAGGACCCTGCCATCCTGGTGAGGCTCTTTCCTCAGCCCCGTATTGTTTTCCACGGAGGTCTTGGCCTTTTTCTTTCTGTCGGGTGAGACTGAGAGGATGTCAACAGCTTTTGGCCACTGCAGGTTAGCTGGAGACAGTAACCAATGCTCTGTGTGATTCTCTTCACCAATACTGCTGCCTCTAAATGGGAACTTAGCTTGGCTTGGTGTGGAGTCTGCTGCACTGTACCCATCCTTGCTGAGTGCCCGAATGGGTTTTCCAATAAAGGGCAGGGCTCCTATGTACAAATAAACAGAAGAGGCAGAattgttttaacttttttggggggtaggggaggcgacttgtaagctctttggggcagagactttctttgttatatatatgtacagtgcctggcacaa from the Chelonia mydas isolate rCheMyd1 chromosome 14, rCheMyd1.pri.v2, whole genome shotgun sequence genome contains:
- the C14H17orf58 gene encoding UPF0450 protein C17orf58 homolog isoform X2, with protein sequence MTTEAFWLLCFVMGPSSNLVAGALPFIGKPIRALSKDGYSAADSTPSQAKFPFRGSSIGEENHTEHWLLSPANLQWPKAVDILSVSPDRKKKAKTSVENNTGLRKEPHQDGRVLASESHMEGPPPVSFDFSYANRMHTDRLQSEAANSISAHFHHRAFSHYKGRSLTLAETHPFQDTGAAETEDPNMVDHLNRPGKMNPYKQHNPLRNISKPSWVTNRQSSSLLYHFNVLKKVLDADNKEKVCLTECRRERDEAEAFCVSEFAVNGIVHDVETLGKGVRLVTLLVNSDGLYKMSRLYITPDGFFFRVHILIVDALNCNKPCPDFKLGSRYIVMGQIYHKRRQLPTPLLQFLRGRLRPGDGLLRSSSNYVKRFNRKRDRKVQGAAHTKCR
- the C14H17orf58 gene encoding UPF0450 protein C17orf58 homolog isoform X3 — encoded protein: MLEVSEEGALPFIGKPIRALSKDGYSAADSTPSQAKFPFRGSSIGEENHTEHWLLSPANLQWPKAVDILSVSPDRKKKAKTSVENNTGLRKEPHQDGRVLASESHMEGPPPVSFDFSYANRMHTDRLQSEAANSISAHFHHRAFSHYKGRSLTLAETHPFQDTGAAETEDPNMVDHLNRPGKMNPYKQHNPLRNISKPSWVTNRQSSSLLYHFNVLKKVLDADNKEKVCLTECRRERDEAEAFCVSEFAVNGIVHDVETLGKGVRLVTLLVNSDGLYKMSRLYITPDGFFFRVHILIVDALNCNKPCPDFKLGSRYIVMGQIYHKRRQLPTPLLQFLRGRLRPGDGLLRSSSNYVKRFNRKRDRKVQGAAHTKCR
- the C14H17orf58 gene encoding UPF0450 protein C17orf58 homolog isoform X4, encoding MDKASASGAGDCGFESHLGRTDHTFCSEPEQPGALPFIGKPIRALSKDGYSAADSTPSQAKFPFRGSSIGEENHTEHWLLSPANLQWPKAVDILSVSPDRKKKAKTSVENNTGLRKEPHQDGRVLASESHMEGPPPVSFDFSYANRMHTDRLQSEAANSISAHFHHRAFSHYKGRSLTLAETHPFQDTGAAETEDPNMVDHLNRPGKMNPYKQHNPLRNISKPSWVTNRQSSSLLYHFNVLKKAVNGIVHDVETLGKGVRLVTLLVNSDGLYKMSRLYITPDGFFFRVHILIVDALNCNKPCPDFKLGSRYIVMGQIYHKRRQLPTPLLQFLRGRLRPGDGLLRSSSNYVKRFNRKRDRKVQGAAHTKCR
- the C14H17orf58 gene encoding UPF0450 protein C17orf58 homolog isoform X1, which encodes MDKASASGAGDCGFESHLGRTDHTFCSEPEQPGALPFIGKPIRALSKDGYSAADSTPSQAKFPFRGSSIGEENHTEHWLLSPANLQWPKAVDILSVSPDRKKKAKTSVENNTGLRKEPHQDGRVLASESHMEGPPPVSFDFSYANRMHTDRLQSEAANSISAHFHHRAFSHYKGRSLTLAETHPFQDTGAAETEDPNMVDHLNRPGKMNPYKQHNPLRNISKPSWVTNRQSSSLLYHFNVLKKVLDADNKEKVCLTECRRERDEAEAFCVSEFAVNGIVHDVETLGKGVRLVTLLVNSDGLYKMSRLYITPDGFFFRVHILIVDALNCNKPCPDFKLGSRYIVMGQIYHKRRQLPTPLLQFLRGRLRPGDGLLRSSSNYVKRFNRKRDRKVQGAAHTKCR
- the C14H17orf58 gene encoding UPF0450 protein C17orf58 homolog isoform X5, translating into MTTEAFWLLCFVMGPSSNLVAGALPFIGKPIRALSKDGYSAADSTPSQAKFPFRGSSIGEENHTEHWLLSPANLQWPKAVDILSVSPDRKKKAKTSVENNTGLRKEPHQDGRVLASESHMEGPPPVSFDFSYANRMHTDRLQSEAANSISAHFHHRAFSHYKGRSLTLAETHPFQDTGAAETEDPNMVDHLNRPGKMNPYKQHNPLRNISKPSWVTNRQSSSLLYHFNVLKKAVNGIVHDVETLGKGVRLVTLLVNSDGLYKMSRLYITPDGFFFRVHILIVDALNCNKPCPDFKLGSRYIVMGQIYHKRRQLPTPLLQFLRGRLRPGDGLLRSSSNYVKRFNRKRDRKVQGAAHTKCR
- the C14H17orf58 gene encoding UPF0450 protein C17orf58 homolog isoform X6; translated protein: MEGPPPVSFDFSYANRMHTDRLQSEAANSISAHFHHRAFSHYKGRSLTLAETHPFQDTGAAETEDPNMVDHLNRPGKMNPYKQHNPLRNISKPSWVTNRQSSSLLYHFNVLKKVLDADNKEKVCLTECRRERDEAEAFCVSEFAVNGIVHDVETLGKGVRLVTLLVNSDGLYKMSRLYITPDGFFFRVHILIVDALNCNKPCPDFKLGSRYIVMGQIYHKRRQLPTPLLQFLRGRLRPGDGLLRSSSNYVKRFNRKRDRKVQGAAHTKCR